The following proteins come from a genomic window of Coffea arabica cultivar ET-39 chromosome 11c, Coffea Arabica ET-39 HiFi, whole genome shotgun sequence:
- the LOC113716454 gene encoding putative receptor-like protein 8 isoform X2, giving the protein MRGHSILIASWALAVSIILNGRQLCSGCFLEEKHALLDFKASLNVTTNAHLILSSWTGKEGDGANDDCCTWERVKCSNITGRIVELHLSDLRKNMSENWHANISTFIPLKDLRALDLSGNYFNSEVTGCRNWAKLQNLESLYLDDNNFNNSIIPCITAITELKRLSLSDLGLEGSFPIEEFKRLEKLEFLDLSSNRFSGSTSFTDVYFFRCGAFLLLF; this is encoded by the exons ATGCGCGGTCATTCCATTCTGATTGCCTCATGGGCTCTTGCTGTATCAATAATACTCAACGGAAGACAACTTTGCTCAGGTTGCTTTTTAGAAGAAAAACATGCTCTCTTGGACTTCAAAGCTTCCTTAAATGTGACTACAAATGCTCATCTTATCCTTTCTTCGTGGACTGGAAAAGAAGGTGATGGAGCAAATGATGATTGCTGCACCTGGGAACGGGTCAAGTGCAGCAATATTACTGGGAGAATTGTTGAACTCCACCTTAGTGATTTGCGAAAGAATATGTCTGAGAATTGGCATGCAAATATTAGCACTTTCATACCTCTGAAGGACCTGCGAGCTCTAGACCTGAGTGGTAATTACTTCAATAGTGAAGTGACAG GCTGCAGGAATTGGGCTAAGTTGCAAAATCTCGAATCTTTGTACCTCGATGATAACAACTTCAACAACAGTATAATTCCATGTATAACTGCAATTACTGAACTTAAAAGGCTGTCTCTCAGTGATTTGGGTTTAGAGGGATCGTTTCCCATAGAAG AATTCAAGCGTCTGGAAAAATTGGAGTTTCTTGACTTAAGCAGTAATCGATTTTCTGGTTCCACGTCCTTTACAG ATGTGTACTTCTTCAGGTGCGGCGCTTTTTTGCTGCTGTTTTAG
- the LOC113716454 gene encoding putative receptor-like protein 8 isoform X1 → MRGHSILIASWALAVSIILNGRQLCSGCFLEEKHALLDFKASLNVTTNAHLILSSWTGKEGDGANDDCCTWERVKCSNITGRIVELHLSDLRKNMSENWHANISTFIPLKDLRALDLSGNYFNSEVTGCRNWAKLQNLESLYLDDNNFNNSIIPCITAITELKRLSLSDLGLEGSFPIEEFKRLEKLEFLDLSSNRFSGSTSFTGLAFIVRSSVGGWSLSTSSTFSAVLQ, encoded by the exons ATGCGCGGTCATTCCATTCTGATTGCCTCATGGGCTCTTGCTGTATCAATAATACTCAACGGAAGACAACTTTGCTCAGGTTGCTTTTTAGAAGAAAAACATGCTCTCTTGGACTTCAAAGCTTCCTTAAATGTGACTACAAATGCTCATCTTATCCTTTCTTCGTGGACTGGAAAAGAAGGTGATGGAGCAAATGATGATTGCTGCACCTGGGAACGGGTCAAGTGCAGCAATATTACTGGGAGAATTGTTGAACTCCACCTTAGTGATTTGCGAAAGAATATGTCTGAGAATTGGCATGCAAATATTAGCACTTTCATACCTCTGAAGGACCTGCGAGCTCTAGACCTGAGTGGTAATTACTTCAATAGTGAAGTGACAG GCTGCAGGAATTGGGCTAAGTTGCAAAATCTCGAATCTTTGTACCTCGATGATAACAACTTCAACAACAGTATAATTCCATGTATAACTGCAATTACTGAACTTAAAAGGCTGTCTCTCAGTGATTTGGGTTTAGAGGGATCGTTTCCCATAGAAG AATTCAAGCGTCTGGAAAAATTGGAGTTTCTTGACTTAAGCAGTAATCGATTTTCTGGTTCCACGTCCTTTACAG GGTTGGCTTTCATTGTGAGATCAAGTGTCGGTGGCTGGTCATTGAGTACATCTTCTACCTTTTCGGCTGTGTTGCAGTGA
- the LOC113716071 gene encoding replication protein A 70 kDa DNA-binding subunit B-like — protein MPITTDCCQAHKVEALIYGPDIEFFKNHFAVYQRYFISNANVQEVQQPYHSQKRQNFWTIANSTVVERLEEQEPQTIPDIYTFANFTDMYQHVDSNTKIDIIAVVIHAYPRNIRATTTTRDIVVIDQSCILINPPIPQTAELNTWCQQNQDAIFQMVHNKSYEDRNKLLPPPVDNTVITIQTLLMTDEKKAFWVSGIPKLVDTNQRLWYTACPTCNKYLKSKPNWAIPCTSCNKRIHVVTRCRMTVELSDHTSTITLDINGLDGEQLLPFSLAELQRQEAQLLLICPKLVHSAMSIMRGYKKLSKTTGSSAW, from the exons ATGCCAATCACAACTGACTGCTGCCAGGCACACAAAGTTGAAGCACTCATTTATGGCCCTGATATTGAGTTCTTCAAAAACCACTTCGCTGTGTACCAAAGATACTTCATATCAAATGCAAATGTTCAAGAGGTCCAGCAGCCATATCACTCTCAAAAGCGGCAAAACTTCTGGACAATTGCCAACTCAACTGTGGTTGAGCGACTAGAAGAGCAAGAACCACAAACCATCCCTGATATATACACCTTCGCGAACTTCACGGATATGTATCAGCATGTCGACTCCAAcactaaaatag ACATTATTGCAGTTGTAATACATGCTTATCCAAGAAACATCAGAGCCACAACAACCACAAGAGACATAGTTGTGATTGACCAGAG CTGCATACTTATCAACCCTCCAATACCTCAGACTGCTGAACTCAACACATG GTGCCAACAGAACCAGGATGCAATTTTCCAAATGGTCCATAACAAATCATATGAGGATCGAAATAAGTTGCTCCCTCCTCCAGTTGACAACACTGTTATTACAATACAGACATTGCTGATGACAGATGAG AAAAAAGCTTTTTGGGTGAGCGGCATTCCAAAGCTTGTTGACACAAACCAAAGACTTTGGTACACTGCCTGTCCTACATGTAACAAATATCTAAAGTCAAAGCCAAATTGGGCTATTCCGTGCACATCATGCAACAAGCGTATACATGTTGTTACAAG GTGCAGAATGACAGTGGAACTTAGTGATCACACTTCAACAATAACATTGGATATCAATGGTCTGGATGGTGAACAACTATTACCCTTCAGTCTAGCAGAACTTCAACGACAGGAAGCTCAG CTTTTGCTAATCTGCCCTAAACTTGTGCATAGCGCAATGTCAATCATGAGAGGATACAAGAAGCTATCCAAAACAACAGGATCATCTGCCTGGTGA
- the LOC113716072 gene encoding uncharacterized protein: MDQSKTTDKLKCKREARNQKARERYAALSVEEKEKVRQKQRDAYNKRKAQKHGKPIPSTEPTSMQNVINHGVLQSVAIGTDIPHSEQVKIREGKDAIQASKEHATAFSTYEKDRDPICNRCYEFLQAAIEDASGYTTLGSDNQNMRCPVSKSCKENTAKGQLKESNTKDRRSRVTQKPMKPRTEGLQTLRCIPDEADTLRSQPDCQYYGAKKFYSETTNFCCSDGQVVLHENKLPDVLIELFTGKTEEALCFRTYVRTYNSLFAFTSFGVHYDKSLCKRTNGIYTFKIHGQTYHYINQLIPHGGSGMYLQLYFHDTEHELQNRMAFSAKLTESIVLKIMEVMKSNPYACFFRSLRNVPDLDSYQILLKSHCDMDQRVHNKPTVSQIAALWVEGDHDQHSYARHIQVHTKDGNSHRVQYYYGCYDPLQYPLLFPFGEPGWHAGIRRSETSNPKKRKRGFKHKEQTIKLTSFKSAEEMIENEEQPILFLSPVLAQNKNHKEHVSMREYYSYKLQIRANNTPGILNTGRELQQYVVDMYAKIETQRLDFFRMKQKLVRTEQLQGIMDSITSGQSQGARVGKRVILPASFIGGPRDMKRRYVDAMALVQHFGKPDLFITMTCNPSWPEMKQNMLETDEYQNRVDLSARIFHAKLELLKEEMFKKEIFGQVAAYTYVVEFQKRGLPHAHFLIILKPASKFYSTDSYDQIVSAELPDPNENYHLFKMVRKHMIHGPCGDKKPDNVCMQGRTIKRCKNKYPKDWAEKTTHGENSYPTYRRRNNGRKVLVRGHELDNRWVVPYNPYLLAKFNCHINVEICSTIKVVKYIYKYIYKGHDKIHFMVNPENSTAAIDEIKAYQSAHWVSPIEAIWRIFRFALFEMQPSVIHLQLHLENYQSLTFEDDADLRDLMNNSHAKRSMLTEFFKMNAIDKTAQNLKCTYQQFPEYFVWYPGSRTWGIRKQRQVIGRIVSANPSEGERYFLRVLLLNVKGPTSFDDLKTVNGVHVDTFREAAILRGYLESNNAQEQCLEEAALYHMPYSLRRLFSTLLVYFPPSDSKSLWLKFKDSMGEDYKRTTTLSTSQIELLVLHEISKFLNSMGKNINMYQLVPKFLRFDDVDKESRDILSEKNIVISDSDLAAISRLNTEQKSAFNKIIEAVFIKQSGCFFLDGPGGTGKTFLYRALLAEVRSKGYTALATASCGVAASILPGGRTAHSRFKIPIDLNPANMCKVSKQSSLAQLLRQAKLIIWDEAPMTHKIAIEGVDKLLRDLMDCDKLFGNKVIVFGGDFRQVLPVVHKGSNADSFEASLIRSYIWPNLEKLQLKQNMRALSDPDFTEYLLRIGNGTEMTINTDNVRIPDPLLIHYTTEEESLNRLITTVFPNFSQFAEKDATVINRAILTTKNEFVDEINETLMQQFPGNALEYISRDKCLDFSQQGAMEDFINSLTPNGLPPHRLALKPNCPIILLRNIDPPEGLCNGTRLICKSLSSNIIHAVISSGEHQGKEVFLHRICFRIENDPNSPVSFERLQFPIRLSFAMTINKAQGQTLDFVGIYLREPVFSHGQLYVALSRAKSSSSIKILIRPPLFATDLDYLTANIVYSEVLHLAYT; the protein is encoded by the exons ATGGATCAATCAAAAACTACTGATAAACTTAAGTGTAAGAGAGAAGCTCGAAATCAAAAAGCAAGAGAAAGGTATGCTGCCTTATCAgtggaagagaaagaaaaagttcGACAGAAGCAACGAGATGCTTATAATAAACGCAAAGCACAGAAACATGGCAAACCTATCCCTTCCACTGAACCTACATCAATGCAGAATG TTATTAACCATGGAGTACTGCAATCTGTAGCGATTGGTACAGACATACCACATAGTGAACAAGTCAAAATACGTGAAGGAAAAGATGCCATACAAGCATCGAAGGAGCATGCCACTGCATTTTCCACCTATGAAAAAG ATAGAGACCCAATATGCAATAGATGCTATGAATTTCTGCAAGCTGCTATTGAAGATGCATCAG GGTATACAACCTTAGGTTCTGATAATCAAAATATGCGTTGTCCTGTGAGCAAAAGTTGCAAAGAGAACACAG CTAAAGGTCAGCTGAAAGAAAGTAACACCAAGGACAGAAGGAGCCGTGTCACTCAGAAACCTATGAAACCTAGAACGGAAGGCCTACAAACCTTAAGATGTATACCTGATGAAGCCGATACTCTTAGATCTCAACCAGATTGTCAGTACTACGGTGCAAAGAAATTTTACTCTGAGACAACAAACTTCTGTTGTTCTGATGGCCAAGTAGTGCTGCATGAAAATAAATTACCAGATGTACTGATTGAATTGTTTACTGGTAAAACTGAAGAAGCACTATGCTTCAGAACATATGTTAGAACATATAATAGTCTTTTTGCATTTACTTCATTTGGAGTACACTATGATAAGTCTCTGTGTAAAAGAACAAATGGTATATACACATTCAAGATACATGGGCAGACTTATCAttacataaatcaactaataccACATGGAGGATCAGGGATGTACTTGCAATTGTATTTCCATGACACAGAGCATGAATTACAGAATCGAATGGCCTTTTCAGCAAAGCTTACAGAGAGTATAGTTCTGAAAATTATGGAGGTCATGAAATCAAACCCTTATGCTTGTTTTTTTCGAAGCCTTCGAAATGTACCAGACCTGGATTCTTACCAAATTTTGCTGAAGTCTCATTGTGATATGGACCAAAGAGTTCATAATAAACCAACCGTATCTCAAATAGCTGCCTTATGGGTAGAAGGTGACCATGATCAGCACTCTTACGCAAGACATATTCAAGTCCATACAAAGGATGGAAATAGCCATCGAGTGCAGTACTATTATGGGTGTTATGACCCATTACAATACCCTTTATTGTTCCCATTTGGCGAACCTGGATGGCATGCAGGAATAAGGAGGTCTGAAACAAGCAATcctaagaagagaaaaaggggTTTCAAACACAAAGAGCAAACTATCAAGCTGACAAGTTTTAAATCAGCGGAAGAGATGATCGAGAATGAGGAACAAC caattttgtttttgtcaccAGTTCTAGCTCAGAACAAGAACCATAAAGAACATGTTTCTATGAGAGAATATTACTCATACAAGTTACAGATCAGAGCAAATAACACCCCTGGAATTCTGAATACTGGAAGAGAGTTGCAGCAGTATGTAGTCGACATGTATGCAAAGATAGAAACTCAAAGGCTCGATTTTTTTAGGATGAAGCAAAAGTTAGTTCGGACAGAACAACTGCAAGGTATAATGGACTCCATTACATCTGGACAATCTCAAGGTGCTAGAGTTGGGAAACGAGTGATTTTACCAGCTTCATTTATAGGAGGCCCCCGCGACATGAAGAGACGATACGTTGATGCAATGGCATTAGTTCAGCACTTTGGGAAACCTGACTTGTTCATCACCATGACTTGCAATCCATCATGGCCTGAGATGAAACAAAACATGCTTGAAACTGATGAATATCAAAACAGGGTGGATTTATCAGCAAGGATCTTCCATGCAAAATTAGAACTATTAAAAGAAGAGATGTTCAAAAAAGAGATATTTGGCCAGGTAGCTGCATATACGTATGTTGTAGAATTCCAAAAGCGTGGCCTACCGCATGCCCATTTCTTGATAATCTTGAAGCCTGCATCAAAATTTTACTCAACAGATTCATATGATCAGATTGTTTCTGCTGAATTGCCAGATCCGAATGAAAACTACCATTTGTTCAAGATGGTTCGAAAACACATGATTCACGGACCATGTGGAGATAAGAAACCTGACAACGTTTGCATGCAAGGGAGAACAATTAAAAGATGCAAGAACAAGTATCCAAAGGACTGGGCAGAGAAGACGACGCATGGGGAGAattcatatccaacatatagaAGGAGAAATAATGGCAGAAAAGTTTTGGTTCGGGGACATGAACTCGATAACAGATGGGTAGTCCCGTATAACCCATATCTTCTGGCTAAATTTAACTGCCATATCAATGTTGAGATATGCTCAACAATTAAGGtggttaaatatatatataagtacaTATATAAAGGGCATGACAAAATCCATTTTATGGTGAACCCAGAGAATAGTACAGCTGCCATTGATGAAATTAAGGCATATCAATCTGCTCATTGGGTCTCCCCAATAGAAGCTATATGGCGAATTTTCCGCTTTGCATTATTTGAAATGCAACCTTCAGTCATTCATCTACAGCTACATCTGGAAAATTACCAATCATTGACATTCGAGGATGATGCTGATCTTCGAGATTTGATGAATAATTCACATGCTAAAAGAAGCATGCTTACTGAATTCTTCAAGATGAATGCGATCGACAAAACAGCTCAGAATTTGAAGTGCACTTATCAGCAATTCCCCGAATATTTTGTGTGGTATCCTGGTAGTCGAACATGGGGAATCAGAAAACAAAGACAAGTCATTGGCAGAATTGTAAGTGCAAATCCAAGTGAAGGTGAAAGATACTTCCTAAGAGTACTATTATTGAACGTGAAAGGTCCAACATCATTCGATGACCTTAAAACTGTTAATGGTGTACATGTTGACACTTTTAGAGAAGCTGCAATACTCAGAGGCTATCTTGAATCAAATAATGCTCAAGAACAATGCTTAGAGGAAGCTGCACTTTATCATATGCCTTACAGCCTCAGACGACTGTTCTCAACTCTATTAGTGTATTTCCCACCTTCTGACAGCAAAAGCTTGTGGCTGAAATTTAAAGACTCCATGGGCGAAGATTACAAAAGAACAACCACACTCTCAACAAGCCAAATAGAGTTGCTTGTTCTGCATGAAATCAGCAAGTTTCTCAATTCAATGGGCAAAAACATAAATATGTATCAGTTGGTGCCCAAATTCTTGAGGTTCGATGACGTGGACAAAGAGAGCAGAGATATCTTAAGTGAGAAGAACATTGTCATATCAGATTCAGATCTTGCTGCAATATCCAGATTGAATACAGAACAGAAATCAGCATTTAACAAGATCATTGAAGCAGTCTTCATTAAGCAGAGTGGTTGTTTTTTCCTTGATGGACCTGGAGGTACGGGAAAAACATTCTTATATAGAGCACTGCTAGCTGAAGTGCGATCAAAAGGATATACAGCATTGGCGACAGCGTCTTGTGGAGTTGCCGCTTCAATACTACCTGGAGGCAGAACAGCCCATTCGCGCTTCAAAATACCGATTGATCTAAATCCAGCTAATATGTGCAAGGTAAGTAAACAAAGCTCACTAGCTCAGCTCCTGCGTCAAGCAAAGTTGATTATCTGGGATGAAGCTCCTATGACTCATAAAATTGCAATAGAAGGGGTTGACAAACTATTGCGTGATTTGATGGACTGTGATAAATTGTTTGGCAATAAAGTTATAGTTTTTGGGGGAGATTTCAGACAAGTTCTACCCGTTGTGCACAAAGGTTCAAATGCAGATTCCTTTGAAGCAAGTTTGATAAGATCTTACATCTGGCCCAACCTTGAAAAACTTCAGCTCAAACAGAATATGCGGGCTCTCTCTGATCCTGATTTCACAGAATACCTTCTACGAATCGGCAACGGAACAGAAATGACAATAAATACTGACAATGTTCGAATTCCAGATCCATTATTGATTCATTATACCACTGAAGAAGAGTCATTAAATCGATTGATAACAACTGTGTTCCCAAATTTCAGCCAGTTTGCTGAGAAGGATGCTACTGTTATCAACAGAGCTATTTTGACAACAAAGAATGAGTTCGTGGATGAAATCAATGAAACACTGATGCAACAATTCCCTGGCAATGCATTAGAATATATTAGTAGAGATAAGTGCTTGGACTTCTCTCAGCAAGGAGCAATGGAAGATTTCATCAACAGTTTAACACCAAATGGTCTGCCTCCTCACCGTTTAGCATTGAAACCAAATTGCCCTATCATCTTGCTTAGAAACATCGACCCTCCGGAAGGTTTATGCAATGGGACTCGACTAATTTGCAAGTCTTTGTCATCCAACATAATTCATGCTGTTATAAGCTCGGGTGAACATCAAGGAAAAGAGGTGTTTCTACACAGAATATGTTTCAGAATCGAAAATGATCCCAACAGCCCTGTTTCATTTGAAAGACTACAATTTCCTATTCGGTTGTCCTTTGCTATGACTATCAACAAAGCTCAAGGACAAACGCTTGACTTTGTCGGCATTTACTTACGAGAGCCAGTCTTTTCTCATGGCCAGCTCTACGTAGCATTGTCACGAGCTAAAAGTAGCAGCTCCATCAAAATTTTGATTCGGCCCCCTCTATTTGCAACTGACTTAGACTATCTGACAGCAAATATTGTCTACTCAGAAGTCTTACATCTTGCTTACACTTAA
- the LOC113716073 gene encoding uncharacterized protein, which yields MSIIVVATLGLGSSSSSSSVNDDRNTIGHLEVWFTPRRLSGSVVGISTGVTTIAVGRVKPKEQSSALLSFFPHCLERVIRRHSSVNYSRRLRQLSTELKLENLKVLNLEYTNFNKLFDIEALTSLKALSLKDIGIDDSSVLQGICSLKNLDELHLSDNNFYGPVPMCFRNLTSLRVLDLSNNILSGNIPVALITSLVHLEYLSLSGNLFGGSFSFNSLGNHSKLQGFELGPLNNDSHVDTEDLALPPPFQLKALYLSGCNLNNQTRKIPSFLLYQKEMQALDLSSNKLVGQIPTWLLQNNTNFEVLVLKDNSFTGPFLVDDSLEINLSQLDISNNDVSGKVPRNIGLSFPSLWYLNLSGNSFEANIPQSLGNLTRAISIDLSHNKFSGEVPGQIGTGCLALRILVLSYNNLHGNFPSGSTNLTSLDSLHLDNNHFIGSISHGLSRSPSLSWLDISNNSFQGKIPSWIGNFSYLKALDMSANLLEGSLPDAICKLSNLEFLDLSKNQLIGPLPACSELTSLKFIHLHHNMISGPISNMLSGSFNLMTLDLGYNKLSGGIPRYIGKLKELRVLLLGGNELLGHIPLHLCQLQNVTIMDLSQNKFSGPLPTCFNNISFGRGQFSTDAFFAYDQPLGTEYAINLPFLASEIYSSEYFITFSEQEKVIFTTKSRSEHYAGNILNFMSGLDLSCNQLIGAIPPEFGDLRHIRALNLSHNYLQGSIPSRLSMLNQIESLDLSYNNFSGEIPSELTSLNFMSKFNVSFNNLSGRVPDTGEFATFDDSNYRGNPGLCGPLLKRSCNPFAPHPENVGDQDIEVDGAIDVAAFAWSFFASYMVMVISFVVILCVSPYYRRAWSFYIDYWILSRFYEYYRSHSFEKKQTWKVFNWNMRRR from the exons ATGAGCATAATCGTGGTTGCTACGCTCGGGCTAGGTTCCAGCTCCAGCTCCAGCTCTGTAAATGATGATAGAAACACCATCGGGCACTTGGAAGTTTGGTTCACTCCGAG ACGGCTGAGTGGTAGTGTAGTAGGTATTTCGACCGGCGTAACCACCATAGCTGTAGGAAGAGTAAAGCCCAAAGAACAGAGTTCAGCTCTGCTGTCATTCTTCCCTCACTGTCTTGAGCGCGTCATCCGTCGACATTCAAGTGTCAACTATAGTAGGCGGTTGAGACAACTAAGCACAG AATTGAAGCTGGAGAACTTGAAGGTACTCAATCTTGAATATACAAATTTTAACAAACTCTTCGACATTGAGGCTTTAACTTCTCTCAAAGCCTTATCTTTGAAGGATATTGGTATTGATGATTCCTCCGTCCTTCAAG GAATTTGCAGTTTGAAGAATCTCGATGAACTTCACCTGAGTGACAATAATTTTTACGGGCCTGTTCCTATGTGCTTCAGAAACTTGACGTCTCTTCGAGTTCTTGATCTCTCCAACAATATTCTCAGCGGAAACATCCCTGTAGCTCTCATTACTTCTCTCGTACACCTTGAGTATCTATCTCTCTCTGGCAACCTTTTTGGaggttctttttctttcaattctTTGGGCAACCATTCAAAGCTTCAGGGGTTCGAACTTGGACCTTTGAACAATGATTCACATGTCGACACTGAGGATCTTGCTCTGCCCCCACCATTTCAGCTAAAGGCTCTCTATTTATCTGGCTGCAACTTGAATAATCAGACTCGAAAAATCCCAAGTTTCCTGCTCTATCAGAAAGAAATGCAAGCTCTTGATCTTTCTTCCAATAAGTTAGTCGGCCAGATTCCTACTTGGCTTCTGCAAAATAATACAAACTTTGAAGTTCTTGTTCTAAAGGATAACTCTTTTACGGGTCCGTTTCTTGTAGATGATTCTCTGGAAATAAATCTAAGTCAATTAGACATCTCAAACAATGACGTCAGTGGTAAGGTTCCTCGAAATATCGGTTTATCTTTCCCATCTCTGTGGTACTTGAATTTGTCAGGAAATTCATTTGAAGCCAATATTCCCCAGTCATTGGGAAACTTGACAAGGGCAATATCAATTGATTTGTCCCACAACAAGTTTTCAGGGGAGGTGCCAGGTCAAATTGGAACTGGATGTTTAGCTCTTAGAATATTGGTATTGTCTTATAATAATTTGCATGGCAATTTTCCTTCTGGGTCCACGAACTTAACAAGCCTAGACTCCCTTCACTTGGATAATAACCATTTTATTGGGAGCATTTCACATGGATTATCTCGTTCTCCAAGTTTATCTTGGCTGGATATTTCAAACAATTCTTTTCAAGGCAAAATTCCAAGTTGGATTggaaatttttcatatttgaagGCTCTTGACATGTCAGCCAACTTGCTAGAAGGTAGCTTACCAGATGCTATATGCAAACTTTCAAATCTTGAATTTTTAGACCTCTCCAAAAATCAGTTGATCGGACCTTTACCAGCCTGCTCCGAGCTTACGTCATTGAAGTTCATCCACCTGCATCACAACATGATCTCAGGGCCCATCTCAAACATGCTGTCTGGGAGCTTCAATTTGATGACACTCGATTTGGGTTACAACAAGCTGTCTGGCGGTATACCACGCTATATTGGTAAACTTAAAGAGCTCAGGGTTCTTCTATTGGGGGGAAATGAATTGCTTGGTCATATTCCTTTGCACTTATGTCAGCTGCAGAATGTGACAATTATGGATCTTTCTCAGAATAAGTTTTCTGGGCCACTGCCTACATGCTTCAACAACATTTCTTTTGGCAGAGGGCAGTTCTCCACAGATGCATTTTTTGCCTATGACCAGCCTTTAGGTACTGAATACGCCATAAACCTTCCTTTTTTGGCCAGCGAGATATACTCGAGTGAGTATTTTATAACTTTTTCCGAGCAAGAAAAAGTGATATTCACAACAAAAAGTAGAAGCGAACACTATGCAGGGAATATATTGAATTTCATGTCTGGACTTGATCTGTCATGTAACCAATTGATTGGAGCGATTCCTCCTGAATTTGGTGATCTCAGACATATCCGGGCATTAAATTTATCCCACAACTACTTGCAAGGATCTATTCCCTCAAGACTTTCCATGTTGAACCAAATAGAGAGCTTGGATCTTTCTTACAACAATTTCAGTGGTGAAATACCTTCAGAGTTAACATCCTTGAACTTCATGTCGAAGTTCAATGTGTCATTCAATAACTTGTCTGGCAGGGTACCTGATACAGGGGAGTTTGCAACCTTTGACGACAGCAATTATAGAGGAAATCCAGGTCTCTGTGGACCATTGCTCAAGAGAAGTTGTAACCCCTTTGCTCCACACCCTGAAAATGTTGGTGATCAAGACATCGAAGTTGATGGTGCAATTGACGTGGCAGCATTTGCTTGGAGCTTTTTTGCTTCATATATGGTGATGGTGATTTCATTTGTGGTAATTCTTTGTGTTAGCCCTTATTATAGAAGAGCATGGTCTTTTTATATTGATTATTGGATCCTATCTAGATTCTACGAGTATTACAGGTCTCATTCCTTTGAGAAAAAGCAAACATGGAAAGTGTTCAATTGGAACATGAGAAGGAGATGA